Proteins found in one Bremerella volcania genomic segment:
- a CDS encoding thioredoxin family protein, which translates to MVKTASTMLPLGTPAPDFSLLNVDSKMVSLADFADAKALVVIFMCNHCPFVKHLADALAEFGRECQAKGVAVVGISSNDVANYPDDSPEQMVHEAENRGYTFPYLYDEDQSVAKAYKAACTPDFYVFDAEKKLAYRGQFDASRPGNDIAVTGEDLRKAVDAVVAGQPVPEPHMPSIGCNIKWISGREPEYFNPAGTA; encoded by the coding sequence ATGGTTAAGACCGCCAGTACGATGCTTCCGCTGGGAACGCCTGCTCCCGATTTTTCGCTGTTGAATGTCGATTCGAAGATGGTATCGCTTGCTGACTTTGCTGATGCTAAGGCACTAGTCGTTATCTTCATGTGCAACCATTGTCCTTTCGTAAAGCATCTAGCCGATGCTTTGGCCGAATTTGGTCGTGAGTGCCAGGCAAAGGGGGTTGCTGTGGTCGGGATCAGTTCCAATGACGTTGCGAATTACCCAGATGATTCGCCAGAGCAAATGGTCCACGAGGCCGAGAATCGCGGCTATACGTTTCCCTACCTGTACGATGAAGATCAGAGTGTTGCCAAGGCTTACAAAGCGGCCTGCACGCCTGACTTCTATGTCTTTGATGCCGAAAAGAAGCTTGCCTATCGTGGGCAGTTCGACGCCAGTCGGCCTGGTAACGACATCGCTGTGACCGGCGAAGATCTTCGCAAGGCGGTTGATGCCGTTGTCGCGGGGCAACCGGTGCCGGAACCGCATATGCCCAGCATTGGATGCAACATCAAATGGATTTCCGGAAGGGAGCCGGAATACTTCAACCCTGCCGGTACGGCTTAA
- a CDS encoding carboxylate-amine ligase, producing MSKIEFRANNYPTLGVELELGLVDSKTMQLSSAVQTILDQLPEEEKGQYKPELMQCCLEINTGICHTVGEAEQDLSDKIKRIETVLDKLGLQLWWAATHPFSRWKDQVVTPNQRYLDLLELLQEMARRLVTQGLHVHVGVESGDKAVMLCDRIMQYLPLLLALSSSSPYWEGRDTGLSSHRSKIMEGLPTAGIPTLMRNWSEYVWIVNHMVDTGFINTIREIWWDVRPHHNFGTVEVRICDMPGSLEDALALTAMTQCLIVYLSREIDEGAYQHDCHPMMVRQNKWRAARFGTSARLVNSFTFDVETVPEMTKRLVTKLAPLAKRLQCADQLEHCNVIANRPSWASQQRKLLQETGSAAEMVRILTDGSRLSKAAASDESSV from the coding sequence ATGTCGAAAATCGAGTTTCGTGCCAACAATTACCCGACCCTTGGTGTTGAGTTGGAATTAGGCCTGGTCGATAGCAAGACGATGCAGTTGTCGTCCGCAGTTCAAACCATCCTCGACCAGTTGCCGGAAGAGGAAAAAGGGCAGTACAAGCCAGAATTGATGCAGTGCTGTTTAGAGATCAACACAGGAATTTGCCATACCGTTGGCGAAGCGGAGCAGGACCTTTCCGACAAAATCAAACGCATCGAAACCGTACTCGACAAGTTAGGCCTCCAACTTTGGTGGGCAGCGACGCATCCTTTCTCGCGTTGGAAAGATCAAGTCGTTACCCCCAATCAACGCTACCTGGATCTGCTGGAACTATTGCAAGAGATGGCCCGGCGCCTGGTCACCCAGGGATTGCACGTACATGTGGGGGTCGAGTCTGGCGACAAAGCAGTCATGCTTTGCGATCGCATCATGCAATACTTGCCTCTGCTATTGGCCCTCTCCAGTTCGAGTCCCTACTGGGAAGGTCGCGATACCGGCCTTTCGTCTCATCGCAGTAAAATCATGGAGGGGCTGCCGACTGCCGGAATTCCGACACTCATGCGGAACTGGAGCGAGTACGTATGGATCGTCAACCACATGGTCGATACGGGCTTCATCAACACGATTCGTGAAATCTGGTGGGACGTTCGTCCACACCATAACTTTGGAACGGTCGAAGTGCGTATCTGCGATATGCCTGGCAGCTTAGAAGATGCTTTGGCCCTGACTGCCATGACCCAATGCTTGATCGTCTATCTCTCGCGTGAGATTGACGAAGGAGCCTATCAGCACGACTGCCACCCTATGATGGTTCGGCAGAACAAGTGGCGAGCAGCCCGGTTCGGGACTTCGGCTCGCCTGGTCAACTCGTTCACCTTTGATGTCGAAACGGTGCCTGAGATGACAAAACGCCTGGTAACCAAGTTGGCCCCACTGGCCAAACGGCTCCAGTGTGCCGACCAGCTTGAACACTGCAACGTGATCGCCAATCGCCCGAGTTGGGCATCGCAACAGCGGAAACTATTACAAGAAACAGGATCAGCGGCCGAGATGGTCCGAATCCTGACGGATGGTTCGAGACTATCCAAGGCCGCTGCTTCCGATGAATCAAGCGTATAA
- a CDS encoding TatD family hydrolase, with the protein MEWFDTHAHLFDEGILPQIEDVLGRAEEAGVSTIVAIGTTLEDSRICVELAERFPQVYASVGIHPNHSAEANDGDLDKVEKLIPHPKVVAIGETGLDRYWDFAPIELQKQYLSWHVEKSREYRKPLVIHMRDCEDDIVQWLENSKADGPLSGILHSYTGNAQLAELGVACGMHISFAGMLTFKRNQELRDVAKTVPTDRLLVETDCPYLSPEPCRKQRPNEPALVIHTGTCLASERGVGAAEMARITTANARKLFGIAES; encoded by the coding sequence GTGGAGTGGTTTGACACGCATGCCCATTTGTTCGACGAGGGGATATTGCCTCAAATCGAAGATGTCTTAGGCCGAGCCGAAGAGGCCGGTGTCAGCACGATTGTGGCGATCGGTACCACCTTGGAAGATAGCCGAATTTGCGTTGAGTTGGCCGAGCGTTTTCCACAGGTCTATGCTTCCGTGGGGATTCACCCCAATCATAGTGCCGAGGCAAACGACGGAGACCTGGATAAGGTGGAAAAGCTGATTCCTCACCCTAAGGTGGTTGCTATCGGAGAGACTGGCCTCGATCGATACTGGGATTTTGCCCCAATCGAACTTCAGAAACAGTACCTGAGTTGGCACGTTGAAAAGTCGCGGGAATACCGCAAACCGCTCGTCATTCATATGCGTGACTGCGAAGACGACATCGTCCAGTGGTTAGAAAACTCGAAGGCCGACGGGCCGCTGTCGGGGATTTTGCATTCCTACACCGGAAATGCCCAACTTGCCGAACTAGGTGTCGCGTGCGGGATGCATATTAGTTTCGCCGGCATGCTGACGTTCAAGAGAAACCAGGAACTACGCGACGTGGCGAAAACTGTCCCGACAGATCGCTTGCTCGTGGAAACCGACTGTCCCTACTTGAGTCCCGAGCCATGCCGTAAACAGCGGCCCAACGAGCCGGCACTTGTCATTCACACGGGAACATGCCTGGCAAGTGAGCGAGGTGTCGGCGCCGCCGAGATGGCACGTATCACGACGGCAAACGCTCGAAAGCTGTTTGGTATCGCTGAATCTTAA
- a CDS encoding M20 metallopeptidase family protein: MTTWQSRLSAEIEQNIDHLVQFRRNLHRFPEVSGEEFQTSLSLYQILGDLGLSVRMGPDGRGVIADLDTFESEGSTAIALRGDIDALRIHDCKKVDYCSQVDGVMHACGHDAHTTLVLGAAQAIQALAKSNELPWPIRARFIFQPAEETCVGAKAMIKAGALEDVSAILATHMEPGLPFGKVGFRKGELTANCEEIRINIHGSSGHGARPYEANDPIAAAAQLINTLYLAIPRVTQTHEAVVVSFGQIHGGTSANVIPETVQLQGTIRTLQSQTRTETIRHIHRIAEGIAMATQTEIEVSFDLGTPAVRNDGTVIDLLKENCVELLGMPAIHEVPRASMGGEDFAFYLDHVPGAMIRLGCATPGSSTWPLLHSTRFDIDERVLPLGANLLARSVIACFEPGSRFHTYLLQSRTTSHPDSTSD; this comes from the coding sequence TCGAGACTAAGTGCGGAGATCGAACAGAATATCGATCATCTCGTCCAATTTCGTCGGAACTTGCATCGCTTTCCGGAAGTCTCTGGCGAAGAATTTCAGACAAGTCTCTCTCTCTACCAAATTCTGGGCGATCTTGGTCTATCCGTACGCATGGGGCCCGACGGCCGAGGTGTAATAGCGGATCTCGATACTTTTGAAAGCGAAGGATCGACCGCAATCGCTCTACGGGGTGACATCGACGCTCTTCGTATCCATGACTGTAAGAAGGTTGACTATTGCAGTCAGGTCGACGGAGTGATGCATGCCTGCGGTCACGATGCCCATACAACGCTCGTCCTGGGTGCAGCTCAAGCAATTCAAGCACTCGCAAAGAGCAATGAATTGCCCTGGCCGATACGTGCTCGCTTCATTTTCCAGCCTGCGGAAGAAACATGTGTGGGCGCGAAAGCGATGATCAAGGCCGGAGCTCTGGAAGACGTCTCCGCCATCTTGGCCACGCACATGGAGCCTGGGCTTCCTTTCGGCAAAGTGGGCTTCCGAAAAGGAGAGTTGACAGCCAATTGCGAAGAGATTCGCATCAACATTCATGGTTCCAGCGGTCACGGGGCGCGGCCATATGAAGCCAATGATCCGATTGCCGCAGCGGCGCAGCTCATTAACACGCTCTATTTGGCCATTCCTCGCGTCACCCAAACCCACGAAGCGGTGGTCGTCAGTTTTGGGCAGATCCATGGGGGAACCAGCGCCAACGTTATTCCCGAGACAGTCCAACTGCAAGGCACCATTCGGACCCTACAATCGCAAACGCGGACCGAGACCATCCGTCACATCCATCGCATCGCCGAGGGGATTGCGATGGCGACCCAAACCGAAATCGAAGTCAGTTTCGATTTAGGAACGCCTGCGGTCCGAAATGATGGCACCGTGATCGACTTGCTCAAAGAGAACTGCGTCGAGCTTTTGGGCATGCCTGCGATCCATGAAGTTCCGCGAGCCAGTATGGGTGGCGAGGACTTTGCGTTCTACCTGGACCATGTGCCGGGAGCGATGATTCGGCTGGGATGTGCTACGCCTGGATCAAGCACCTGGCCTCTTCTGCACAGCACGCGATTCGACATCGATGAACGTGTTTTGCCGCTGGGAGCTAACTTGCTGGCTCGTAGTGTGATCGCCTGTTTCGAGCCTGGCTCACGATTCCATACTTATTTGCTACAGTCTCGGACGACTTCTCATCCCGATTCGACTTCAGACTAG
- a CDS encoding NADH-quinone oxidoreductase subunit N: MFVTLVNHLTSDTFASLPGFGVELALCVTIVVILLARMFAFSERIDSNWFALAGTLVALAVLSPLAPWDISQSPARMVPIGELPRVEIFTGMLVYDGFSVVIKTLLLVFLLLFFLLVKLTQAHRKPDSPDFTTLVLGSTLGMCLMVSANHMLMVFLAIEMASVPSYAMVAMHRHDRKGSEAALKYAVYGAGTAGVMLYGISLLSGMLNSAHMPTMALHLAQVAAAGISPAESVILVMAMLMILVGVAFKLSAVPFHQWCPDVFEGATAEVGAFLSVASKAAALALLVRMAIGLTCLEGAPLELVEWREGSELAISSHSELISPALSSTQNFVAWVIAAMAAVTCTFGNLAAFAQTNIKRLLAYSTIAHAGYMMMAVPAVLTLVSIDPVAASQCVGYLGLYIAVYLLMNLGAFAVVAMVRDVTGSEEIRDYAGLIHRSKSFTICLTVMLVSLVGLPPLAGFIGKFAVFAGLARGYLAGGETYLVALLVIGCVNTAISLFYYLRIVKAMTIDSVEGDTAPMRSSPSILQTGYLWCLTIPVLVLIVGWDALNVWIQQAVRGLVS; encoded by the coding sequence ATGTTTGTCACCCTCGTGAATCACTTGACGTCCGATACGTTCGCCAGCCTCCCTGGGTTTGGGGTGGAATTGGCACTGTGCGTGACGATTGTTGTGATTCTCTTGGCTCGCATGTTCGCGTTTTCCGAGCGAATTGACTCGAATTGGTTTGCTCTGGCAGGAACCTTGGTCGCTCTTGCTGTTCTGTCTCCGCTGGCCCCTTGGGACATTTCGCAAAGTCCAGCCCGCATGGTTCCCATTGGCGAGTTGCCGCGAGTCGAGATCTTTACCGGGATGCTCGTGTATGATGGCTTCTCGGTTGTCATCAAGACCTTGTTGCTTGTCTTTCTGCTACTCTTTTTTCTACTCGTAAAACTAACCCAAGCGCATCGTAAGCCGGATAGCCCTGACTTCACGACGTTGGTGTTAGGTTCAACACTGGGCATGTGCCTGATGGTGTCCGCCAATCATATGTTGATGGTCTTTCTTGCGATCGAGATGGCATCGGTCCCTTCTTATGCGATGGTGGCGATGCATCGTCACGATCGCAAGGGATCGGAGGCGGCACTAAAGTATGCCGTTTACGGAGCAGGCACCGCCGGGGTGATGCTCTATGGAATCAGCCTGCTTTCTGGCATGCTGAATTCAGCACATATGCCAACGATGGCATTGCACCTTGCGCAAGTGGCTGCAGCCGGAATCTCACCCGCTGAGAGCGTGATCCTGGTGATGGCCATGTTGATGATTCTCGTGGGCGTGGCGTTCAAACTGTCCGCGGTTCCGTTTCACCAGTGGTGTCCCGATGTATTTGAAGGCGCTACCGCAGAAGTTGGTGCATTCCTTTCGGTGGCTTCAAAAGCAGCCGCCTTGGCATTGTTGGTGAGAATGGCAATCGGGCTCACTTGCTTGGAGGGTGCCCCGCTTGAGTTGGTTGAATGGAGAGAAGGTAGCGAGCTGGCTATTTCGAGCCATTCCGAATTGATAAGCCCCGCCTTGAGCTCGACTCAAAACTTCGTGGCTTGGGTGATTGCTGCGATGGCGGCGGTGACCTGTACATTTGGAAATCTGGCTGCGTTCGCTCAGACGAATATCAAACGACTCTTGGCCTACTCCACGATTGCGCACGCAGGCTACATGATGATGGCGGTGCCGGCGGTGCTCACTCTAGTCTCGATCGATCCCGTGGCGGCAAGTCAGTGTGTCGGCTACCTGGGACTTTATATTGCCGTCTATCTACTGATGAACCTTGGGGCTTTCGCCGTCGTGGCCATGGTGCGTGACGTTACAGGAAGTGAAGAAATTCGCGACTACGCCGGGCTGATTCATCGCAGCAAGTCGTTTACCATTTGCCTGACAGTGATGCTGGTTAGTCTCGTCGGCCTTCCTCCGCTGGCTGGATTTATTGGCAAGTTTGCTGTCTTTGCGGGACTGGCTCGCGGATACCTCGCAGGCGGCGAAACGTATTTGGTTGCGTTGCTGGTGATTGGTTGTGTGAATACGGCAATCAGCTTGTTTTATTATCTGCGCATTGTGAAAGCGATGACGATCGACTCGGTTGAAGGGGATACCGCTCCGATGCGAAGTTCGCCAAGCATTTTACAAACGGGTTATCTGTGGTGTTTGACGATTCCAGTATTGGTGCTAATCGTCGGTTGGGATGCTCTGAACGTTTGGATTCAGCAGGCCGTTCGCGGTTTGGTCTCGTGA